In the genome of Candidatus Ornithobacterium hominis, the window ATGGATAAGCAATTAGTTATTAATTCCGCAGAGGAATGTGTGAAGATAGCCTTGCTTGAAGATGGACGCTTGATGGAATTTCATCAAGAGGAAAATAACCAGAAGTTCAATGTTGGAGACGTTTATTTAGCCAAAATAAAAAAATTAGCCCCAGGCATGAATGCGGCATTCGTCAATCTTGGCGGTGAAAAAGATGCTTTTCTACACTACCATGACTTGGGCTCGAATATAAAATCTCTACTGAATTATATTCAAATCGTAAGGTCAGGAAAGTTTAAATCTCACCTATTAAAAAACTTCCGAGATCAAGAAGAAATTGATAAAAATGGTAGGCTAGAAGATGTTTTACAACCTGGGCAGAATGTTTTGGTTCAAATTGCCAAAGAACCCATCTCAACAAAGGGCCCGCGCGTAACTTCAGAGATCTCTGTAGCTGGGCGCTATTTGGTTTTAGTTCCTTTTCAGGATAAGGTTTCTATTTCACAAAAAATTAAAGAAAAAAGTGAGAGGGACCGCCTCACGATGTTGGTGGAAAGTATAAAGCCAGAAGGTTTTGGAGTCATCATCAGAACCGTGGCAGAGAATAGAAAAGTGGCAGAACTGCATGCCGATCTTGAAGACCTTGTGAATAAATGGGAGCAAATCTTTAATGACCTTAGAGCTAAGAAGTTACCAAAGGTAGTTCACACTGAAATGGGAAGAGCTTCATCGATTTTACGTGATAAATTTTCAGAAGATTTTACAAAAATTTATTGTGATGATGAGGATTTGACCGAAGAGTTAAAAGAGCTGTTGAAAATCATAGCTCCTGGCAAAGAAAAAATAGTCGAGGCTTATAAGAAAAATCAACCAATCCTTGAATTTTTCAATGTTGAGAAACAAATCAAAACTTCCTTTGGGAAAAACGTTAATATTTCTAAATCTAAAGGAGCATACCTAGTCATAGAGCATACCGAGGCGTTGCATGTGATAGATGTAAACTCAGGTAACATCAAAGGAAAAAAAGAAAGCCAAGAGCAGAATGCACTAGATGTAAATATGCAGGCAGCAACAGAAGTAGCCCGCCAGCTTCGCTTAAGAGACATGGGGGGAATCATAGTGGTGGATTTTATAGATATGCGAGAGGCTAAAAACCGTAGGAAGTTTTATGACCACATGAAAGAGGAAATGAAAAAAGATGGAGCTAAACATAAAGTCCTGCCACCAACTAAGTTTGGTTTAGTTCAGATTACTCGTCAGCGTGTTCGCCCAGAGCTTTCGATAAAGACATTTGAGGAAAACCCCAATAAAAACGGGGAAGTAGAAGCTCCTATCGTGATAATGGAAAGGATAGAGACTAGCGTACGAAATATTGCTGAAAATGGGAAAGCTAAAAAAATTACAATCCATCTGCACCCTTTTGTTGCAGCATATTTGAAGCAGGGAATTCCTTCTATCAGGAAAAAATGGGCTTGGAATTATAAACTACCTATTAAAATTATGCCACACGATGCGTATAAATATTTGGAGATTCATATAACCAATGAGAAGGACGAAGAACTTTATAGCGAATCGAATTAATTAGCCTGAGCTAAACAAAAAATGTAGAAGCTTGTATCATTCTTTTCTAGAAAGGATTGAATACAAGCTTTTAAAGTTCCTCCAGTGGTGATGACATCATCTATGAACAAGACTTTCTTCTCGCTTATTTTTTGTTGGCAAATAAAATTTTCAGCAGAAACAGATAAACGCTGCTTGCGGTTTTTTTTGGTCTGCGAAGAACTTTGTTTGATTCTTTTGAGACAACTTTTATAAACAGGAACGTTAAATTCATTAGCGATGCTTTCTGCAATGAGATGCGTTTGGTTGTAACCCCTTGATTTTAAAGTCTTAGAGTGACTTGGGATAGGGATTACAGCCTCAAAATCAATTTCGTGAAGCTTGTAGAACGATAATTGAGCCAAAAACTTCCCGACTTGCGGTTGATTGTAATATTTGTTGGCGTGCAGTAGCTTATACGTTGCATTACCATGTGTGTAAAATAGCAGGGCATTTCCACCTAAAAAATTTTTAAGGCTTGAAAAATTTTCGTGAATTTGATTGGGACGATGAAACTCCCAATGCGTATAGGGCAGCTGATGCAAACAAGAAATGCATAAATGCTGATGAGTTGGTAGAATTCTGCTGCAATGAAGACAGCGCGATGGTATAATGATATCTAATAAGCGTTGCATGCCTTCAATTTATTATATTTGTAGCAATGAAAAAAGTAAGAGTTACTAAAATTTTCAATTTTGAAACATCTCATGCACTTTTTGGTTATGATGGGAAGTGTAAAAATATTCATGGGCACTCGTACAAGCTGTTTGTCACGGTACTGGGAGAGCCCGTGCAGGAACAAACTGATTCTAAAAACGGAATGCTCATCGACTTTGGAGAATTAAAAAAAATTGTGAAAGAGTTGATTGTAGATCCGTTTGACCACGCAATAATTCTTAATCAAAATTCGCCACATGCAGCATTGGGAGAGAAACTTAAGCAAGAAAATCACGATGTGATAATGCTTGATTACCAACCGACTTGCGAAAATATGTTGATTCATTTTGCTGAAATTTTAAAAAAAGCATTGCCCGATGAGGTAGAATTGGTCAAATTAAAACTCTTTGAAACGGAAAATAGCTACGGAGAATGGTTAGCGAGCGACAACATCAAATAAAAATACCGAAAGGAAGGAAAATTTATTTTGCATCAGATCAGCATTTTGGCTCACCAAATACTAAGGAGAGCATCATTCGGGAAAAAAAATTCATCCAATGGCTCGATGAAATAAAACCTGATGCTTGTGCTTTATTCCTATTGGGCGATTTATTTGATTTTTGGTTTGAGTACAAACAAGTCGTCCCTAAAGGTTTTGTGAGAGTTTTGGGCAAACTAGCTGAACTAGCAGATGCTGGGATTCCGATTTACTTTTTTATTGGGAATCATGATTTGTGGATGAGAGATTACCTCAAGCAAGAATTAAATGCAAATATATTCAAAGAGCCACAGCGTTTTCTGATGAATGACAAGCGATTTTTGATTGCCCATGGAGATGGTTTAGGGCCAGGAGATTATGGGTATAAATTTTTGAAAAGAATCTTCACAAATCCAGTAGCAAAAACTTTATTTTATCTTCTACACCCCGATTTTTCGATTTGGCTTGGTAAAATGCTAAGCGAAAGAAATAAATACCTGAGCGGGAATGAAGAAGATTCCTACCAAGGAGATGGTAAAGAATGGCTTTTTCAATATGCTCAGGCGATGCAAGAGAAAGAAAAATTTGACTATTTGGTTTTTGGGCACAGGCATTTAGCATTAGAAAAAAAAGTTGGTGAAAAATCGACTTATTTCAATATTGGCGATTGGATAAAGCATTTCACCTACGGCGAATTTGATGGCTTTAATTTTAGCTTAAAAACGTACTGTGTTTAAAATCTGAATCAGTTCTATATGCCGTGAAATCTGATATAAAGAAAAAGATAAAACAACAAGCCAAACGATGATTTCCCGCCTCACTTTCGCCCCGTGAAGTGAAAAATTGGACAATAGAAGAGATAGCGGTAGAGCTAAAACCAAAAAATTTTTGGAGGATTTGCCAAAAAAATAAAGATAAACGGCACTAGCAAAAAGTAGCATAAGAATATTGGTGAAAATAATTTTTTTCTCAGTCTTCTGTCGGTTAATATTCTGGAAATAATCGACCAAAGAAAATAAGCTTAACCCTAATATTGGAGCGAAATAGTAATAATTCGAACTCTCATGAAATTCTATCTTTTTAAGACTGCCTAACTGGCCTAACTGCAAATAAAAAAAATCTTGTAAATCAAAAATAAATATGATTTCTATCCATAAGAATGTGCCTGTTAAAATCCCCAAAAAACAAGAGGTAAGAGCACTGACTTGTGTTCTCCCCATCATGATAAAATGAAAGATAATCGCTATGAAAAAAATGATAAAAGGCGGGTGGATGGGTAATATAATACAACCAAAAAAACCAAAATCGAAAGGATTGAATATTTTTTTGGAGAAATCCCTCCCGTCTAGCATCTGAAAAAAAATAAGGCTTAAAAAAAAGTAACCACTATAGAAACTAATGTCACCCAAATCTTCTAGAAAATTAAGAATAAACAAAAGATAGAAGAAAACAATAAAATGACTTTTTTTTACAAAATTTACCACTTGATTGTACCCTGCGGCTAAGACGAAAAGTATCGCCACCAGTATAAATGAGATAAGCTGTGGCATTGCTACCAAATCTTCATTAAATAACAGAAATAAGCCAAGTAAACTTAAGCCTACGAGTATGGCAGAAACAAATAATTGATTAACTTTTAGTAAAGTTGTAATCATTTTTTTTTAAATTTGGTGCAAAGTAAAGGATAAATGGTACATTTTGCATTTTTTAAAGAAATATTTTATGGCATAGGAAGCTTTTTTGAGTGGAGTTTTCAAATTTTGCCTCCGATTGGTATTGTTGCTAACTGCATTTTATCACTAGTTGTCTTAGGTCTATTAATTTTTTGGTGTCTGAAAATTATTTCCTATGGCAAAGAAGATAAAAGGGAAGTTGATTATCGTGAACCGCATAATTTTTTAGATTAAATTTCTTCAAGTAAAATTTTGAAAATAAAAATGGCGATAACTATCGTTTGAAAATTATTGACAATTTTTTTAAGCCTTAAAAAATTTAATTAGAAATTTTTTGTAAAACTTCATGCAAAGCATCCTTCCATTCAGATTGTTTAACTTGGTAGGTTTTAATAATCTTTTGATTGTCTAAAACGCTAAATTTCGGTCTTTTTGCTGGGGTAGGATAAGCAGCGGTTGAGATAGGGTTGATTTTAATCTGAGCTCCCGTTTGTTTTTTTATTTCATTAGCAAAGTCAAACCAAGATGCCTGCCCAGCATTGGTGAAATTGAAAATTCCAGGCTTTTTATTTTCTGAAAATAAAATTTTTAAGATAGCTTTTGCAATATCATTGGCGTTGGTAGGAGTTCCTAATTGGTCTTCAACAACGCTGATTTCATCTTTTTCATCAAATAGATGAAGCATGGTTTTAAGAAAATTTTTACCATATTGGGAGTAAACCCAAGCCGTTCTGATGATGATGCTACTAGGGTTGTAATCCAAAGCTAAACGCTCCCCTTCTAGTTTTGATTTTCCGTAGACATTTTGTGGATTAGTTAAATCATCTTCTTGCAAAGCTTGAGAAGCATTTCCGTCAAAAACATAATCAGTAGAAATGTGTATAAAGATAGCATTTTGCTTAGCACATTCTTTGGCTAAATAGCCCACAGCATCGGCGTTGACTTTAAATGCATTTTCTACATCATCTTCAGCCTTATCTACAGCGGTGTAAGCTGCACAGTTTATAACGGCATGGACTTTATTGGTGGAGAAATAATCTTCAATAATTTTAAAATTAAATAAATCAAAGGAATCTTTATCTTTAAAAATAAAGTCATAATCTTTAAACGGATTTTTATCAATAATTTCTTTGATACACTGGGCCAGCTGGCCATAGCCTCCAGTTACAAGTACTTTTTTCATAGAATTTTGTTGACTAAAGTAAAGATATAAAAAAAACCGTTCCATACAGGAACGGTTCATTGATTAAGATTTTAATTTTTTTACAAGCCTAAAAGTTTTTTCACCTCTGAAGTTAAATCCGTACCTCCTTGAAAGTAAACCAAACTTCCATTTTTGGCAGCTGTAGCTAAATCAAAGATATAGCTGATGTTTTTCTTTTTACCGACTTCTGCAATGGCATTTTCTATTTTGGTATAAATTGGTTCAGTCAATTCACCTTCCATTTTAGCTAAATCTTGTGTGGCTTTTTGTTGATATTGAGCCAAAGTTTGTTGTTTTTGCTGTAAATTTTGCTCTACAGGTTGCAATTTTTGCATCATTGCTTGTTTTTCTGCATCAGACTTATTCTGGACAGATTCTATATCCTTTTGTGCCTTGGTGTAAATTTCTTGGATTTCTTTCTGCTGGCGCTCGACTTCTGTTTTGTGTCGATTAGCTTCAGCTTCTAGTTTTGTCTGCGCTTCTTTGAACGCAGGCATTGCATTTAAGATGTCATTTGAATTTACATGTGCTACAGCTTGTGCATTTAAATTAGCAAAGCTGAACATGAAAAAAGATAAGAATGCAATTAAGGTAAACTTCTTCATATTATTAAATTTTCTATTTATTTATTATTTTCCTTTAATGTCTTTAAAACCTCCTCGCTGATGTCATATTTGGGGTCAGAGAAGATTAAAATCAAATCCCCATTACCTTTATCAAATACAAAGCCGTAATTTCTCCGTTTAGCAACTTTATTTACTGCATTGTAAATTTGATCTTGTAGAGGTTTAATGAAACTTAGCTGAGCACTGATTAAATCTCCCTTTGGGCCATATCTTTTTTGCTCTAAATCTGCAATATTTTTCTTTTTTTCTACGATTTCTTTTTCTCGTTCTTTAATCTTTTCTTCGCTTAAAATGATTTTTTCATTATTCAATGCATTAATCATTTCATCTAGCTCAGATTGGTGTTGAGTAATTTCGATTTCCCAATGTTCTGTTTGTTTATTTAACCTATCTTGTGCTTGTTGGTAAGCAGGTAGGTTTTTTAAAACATAATCGGTATCTACATACCCAAACCGTTGTGCAAAAATAGAAATTCCGACAAAAATTAGTGCAAAAGAAATTTTTTGTTTCATCTTTCTTAGTCTTACAATATTTATTCCATTATAAAGATTGCCCGAAAATAAAGTGTGTTTGCCAACCAGAAGGTTTGCCAGCAGAGTTAGGGTATTGGTCAAATCCATACCCAAAGTCAAATCCTAGCATACCAAAAGCTGACATAAATACACGTACACCAACTCCAGCTGAGCGTTTCAGCTTAAATGGCTGAAAACTACTTGAGTTGTCCCAAGTGTTACCAGCTTCTATGAAGCCAAGCCCGAATATTTTTGCTTGCTGCCCCATAGTAATAGGGTATCTAAGCTCTAGTAAAAATTTATCATAAATGGTTCCACCTCCAAGCGGTGTGATGTCCTTTTTGCTACCCCCACCATCGGTAAAGTCTTCATAACCTCTCAAAGGGATGATTTCTCTACCATCAAATCGGTTAGCTTGCAAACCAGTACCTCCCATGAAGAATCTCTCAAATGGAGAAACACCAATTGTTTTATTATAAGCTCCCATAAATCCAAATTCTGCACCTGTTCTCAAAACTAATTTACCAATGATTTCTTTGTACCAGTTCCCGCTAAATTGTACTTTATAATATTCTAACCATTTATAAAGGCTTTCAAAATTTTCTTCCTCTTTTAATTTTTTATAATCTTTATTATTTAATAATGAATAAGGAGGAGTTAGCTTTAAACTTACATTAAAATCTGAACCACTTTTTGGGAATATGGGGTCGCCTGTTGATTGGCGGCTGAGCCCTATTTGATAAGCTAAATTATTTGCTTGGCCATCTCGGTAACGAATTGATCCAATATTATACCCATAATTTTTGAAATCGTAACGCTGATAAGAAACTGAATTACTTAGACGGAAATAATTATCGGGCCAAGTTAAAAGCTTGTTCAATCCCAATGATGCCCCCCATATGGTAAGTCGAGAGTCATCATTTTGGTATAAATTTTTATAATTTGAGTTATAAATAGAGATACTCAATGCCGTAGGTCGGCTTCCACCAATCCATGGTTCTATAAATGAGAAACTGAAGTTGGAGAAGTAACTACCTGCCTGTGCACGTAATGATAAAGTTTGCCCATCGCCTAGGGGTACGGGTTTCCAATGTTTTCCTTTGAGTAAATTCTTTAGAGAGAAATTCTTAAAGCTTAATCCCAAAGTCCCAATAAATCTTCCGCCGCCATAGCCACCTTGTAATTCCACTTGGCTGGAACTTTGTGGCGTTAATCCCCATTTTACATCTACGGTGTTGCTTTCTTGGTTGGGTTGTATATCATAGGTGATTTGTTGAGGGTCAAAGTAGCCTAGCTGCCCAAGATTGATGTAGGTTCTTTTCAAGTCAGTTTTACTAAACAATTCACCTGGTTTGGTATAAATTTCTCTTGCAATTACATGGTCGTGTGTTTGCGTATTCCCATCAAAGGTTACATAATTCCAGCGGGCTTGTGAACCTTCTTGAATGATGATATCTAGATTAATCGTATCATTCACAACTGATTTCTCTACGGGAATCACACGAGAAAATAAATAGCCATTGTCTTGGTAGAGTGTAATTACGTTGTCATCTCTATCTCCAGAGCTTAGTTTTTTTTCAATGCCTACTGCATCGTAGGGGTCGCCCTTTTTGTAGCCAAAAATTCGGTTTAGAAGTTCGGTATCATAAACGGAATTTCCAATAAAGTTTACATCGCCGAGGTAATATTGGTTTCCTTCATCCAAACCAATTTCAATCAAATAATCATTCTTTTCCGTTCTAGAAATACTGTCCCAAACCACTTTTGCATCACGATAACCGTAACTCTTGTAGAACTCAATCAAATTGCCCAAATCTTCTTCATATTTTTCAGGAATTAATTTAGAGCCTTTAAAAATTTGAAAAATATGCTTTCTTAGGATTCCTTTTCTTTTGGTTTCTTTTAGTGCTTTCCTTCTTAGCTTAGAATCACTAAAAACTTGATTTCCTTCAAAAAGAATATCTTGAATTTTTATCCTTTTTCCTCTATCCACATTTATTGTCAATATATCAGTATAATCACGTCCCTCGGCAGGGGTGTGAGAGATGTTGACTATAGCGTCAGGGTATCCCTTTTCGGTATAATGTTTTTTGATATTGAGTCGAGTTTGGTTTAGTAGATTTTGAGTGATTTTGACTCCAGGTTTCAATTCATTGTTTTTCACAAAATCCTCTTGAGCTGATTTTTTTACGCCAATAAATTCAACTTTGTGAATAGATGGAACGCCTTCTAAATTGAAGATAAGATAAGCTTTACCTTCTTTTACCTTGTTCAAATAAACTTCAACTTCAGAAAAACGAGAGGTTTTCCATAGTTTTTTTATGGCATTATTCAGTTCATTTCCTCTCAAATCTATACTTTCACCGATTTGCAGACCAGTGAAATTTAAAATTTGTTTGGATGTATAGGGGACCCCGCCCACAATTTCGATGCCGCCCAAGACATATCTGCCGCTCAGTGGCAAAAAATGATTTTGAGGTTTGACTTGAGGATTAAAATTATTCCCATCAGTTTGTAATTTTTCCAAATCCAATGATAATTTAGTGCTATCGGTCACCAAACTATCTACCTGAGCTTGTAACAAGCTGAAAATTGAAAATAAAAAAATAAATAAGTTTTTTTTCATAAAAATTTCATTAAACTAACTGTTCACCGGTTTTTCCAAACCTTCTCTCGCGGCTCTGATAATCAATCACA includes:
- a CDS encoding Rne/Rng family ribonuclease, with amino-acid sequence MDKQLVINSAEECVKIALLEDGRLMEFHQEENNQKFNVGDVYLAKIKKLAPGMNAAFVNLGGEKDAFLHYHDLGSNIKSLLNYIQIVRSGKFKSHLLKNFRDQEEIDKNGRLEDVLQPGQNVLVQIAKEPISTKGPRVTSEISVAGRYLVLVPFQDKVSISQKIKEKSERDRLTMLVESIKPEGFGVIIRTVAENRKVAELHADLEDLVNKWEQIFNDLRAKKLPKVVHTEMGRASSILRDKFSEDFTKIYCDDEDLTEELKELLKIIAPGKEKIVEAYKKNQPILEFFNVEKQIKTSFGKNVNISKSKGAYLVIEHTEALHVIDVNSGNIKGKKESQEQNALDVNMQAATEVARQLRLRDMGGIIVVDFIDMREAKNRRKFYDHMKEEMKKDGAKHKVLPPTKFGLVQITRQRVRPELSIKTFEENPNKNGEVEAPIVIMERIETSVRNIAENGKAKKITIHLHPFVAAYLKQGIPSIRKKWAWNYKLPIKIMPHDAYKYLEIHITNEKDEELYSESN
- a CDS encoding ComF family protein; its protein translation is MQRLLDIIIPSRCLHCSRILPTHQHLCISCLHQLPYTHWEFHRPNQIHENFSSLKNFLGGNALLFYTHGNATYKLLHANKYYNQPQVGKFLAQLSFYKLHEIDFEAVIPIPSHSKTLKSRGYNQTHLIAESIANEFNVPVYKSCLKRIKQSSSQTKKNRKQRLSVSAENFICQQKISEKKVLFIDDVITTGGTLKACIQSFLEKNDTSFYIFCLAQAN
- a CDS encoding 6-pyruvoyl trahydropterin synthase family protein; translated protein: MKKVRVTKIFNFETSHALFGYDGKCKNIHGHSYKLFVTVLGEPVQEQTDSKNGMLIDFGELKKIVKELIVDPFDHAIILNQNSPHAALGEKLKQENHDVIMLDYQPTCENMLIHFAEILKKALPDEVELVKLKLFETENSYGEWLASDNIK
- a CDS encoding UDP-2,3-diacylglucosamine diphosphatase, whose product is MVSERQHQIKIPKGRKIYFASDQHFGSPNTKESIIREKKFIQWLDEIKPDACALFLLGDLFDFWFEYKQVVPKGFVRVLGKLAELADAGIPIYFFIGNHDLWMRDYLKQELNANIFKEPQRFLMNDKRFLIAHGDGLGPGDYGYKFLKRIFTNPVAKTLFYLLHPDFSIWLGKMLSERNKYLSGNEEDSYQGDGKEWLFQYAQAMQEKEKFDYLVFGHRHLALEKKVGEKSTYFNIGDWIKHFTYGEFDGFNFSLKTYCV
- a CDS encoding DUF6427 family protein; the protein is MITTLLKVNQLFVSAILVGLSLLGLFLLFNEDLVAMPQLISFILVAILFVLAAGYNQVVNFVKKSHFIVFFYLLFILNFLEDLGDISFYSGYFFLSLIFFQMLDGRDFSKKIFNPFDFGFFGCIILPIHPPFIIFFIAIIFHFIMMGRTQVSALTSCFLGILTGTFLWIEIIFIFDLQDFFYLQLGQLGSLKKIEFHESSNYYYFAPILGLSLFSLVDYFQNINRQKTEKKIIFTNILMLLFASAVYLYFFGKSSKNFLVLALPLSLLLSNFSLHGAKVRREIIVWLVVLSFSLYQISRHIELIQILNTVRF
- the rfbD gene encoding dTDP-4-dehydrorhamnose reductase, coding for MKKVLVTGGYGQLAQCIKEIIDKNPFKDYDFIFKDKDSFDLFNFKIIEDYFSTNKVHAVINCAAYTAVDKAEDDVENAFKVNADAVGYLAKECAKQNAIFIHISTDYVFDGNASQALQEDDLTNPQNVYGKSKLEGERLALDYNPSSIIIRTAWVYSQYGKNFLKTMLHLFDEKDEISVVEDQLGTPTNANDIAKAILKILFSENKKPGIFNFTNAGQASWFDFANEIKKQTGAQIKINPISTAAYPTPAKRPKFSVLDNQKIIKTYQVKQSEWKDALHEVLQKISN
- a CDS encoding OmpH family outer membrane protein, with protein sequence MKKFTLIAFLSFFMFSFANLNAQAVAHVNSNDILNAMPAFKEAQTKLEAEANRHKTEVERQQKEIQEIYTKAQKDIESVQNKSDAEKQAMMQKLQPVEQNLQQKQQTLAQYQQKATQDLAKMEGELTEPIYTKIENAIAEVGKKKNISYIFDLATAAKNGSLVYFQGGTDLTSEVKKLLGL
- a CDS encoding OmpH family outer membrane protein, which translates into the protein MKQKISFALIFVGISIFAQRFGYVDTDYVLKNLPAYQQAQDRLNKQTEHWEIEITQHQSELDEMINALNNEKIILSEEKIKEREKEIVEKKKNIADLEQKRYGPKGDLISAQLSFIKPLQDQIYNAVNKVAKRRNYGFVFDKGNGDLILIFSDPKYDISEEVLKTLKENNK
- the bamA gene encoding outer membrane protein assembly factor BamA; the protein is MKKNLFIFLFSIFSLLQAQVDSLVTDSTKLSLDLEKLQTDGNNFNPQVKPQNHFLPLSGRYVLGGIEIVGGVPYTSKQILNFTGLQIGESIDLRGNELNNAIKKLWKTSRFSEVEVYLNKVKEGKAYLIFNLEGVPSIHKVEFIGVKKSAQEDFVKNNELKPGVKITQNLLNQTRLNIKKHYTEKGYPDAIVNISHTPAEGRDYTDILTINVDRGKRIKIQDILFEGNQVFSDSKLRRKALKETKRKGILRKHIFQIFKGSKLIPEKYEEDLGNLIEFYKSYGYRDAKVVWDSISRTEKNDYLIEIGLDEGNQYYLGDVNFIGNSVYDTELLNRIFGYKKGDPYDAVGIEKKLSSGDRDDNVITLYQDNGYLFSRVIPVEKSVVNDTINLDIIIQEGSQARWNYVTFDGNTQTHDHVIAREIYTKPGELFSKTDLKRTYINLGQLGYFDPQQITYDIQPNQESNTVDVKWGLTPQSSSQVELQGGYGGGRFIGTLGLSFKNFSLKNLLKGKHWKPVPLGDGQTLSLRAQAGSYFSNFSFSFIEPWIGGSRPTALSISIYNSNYKNLYQNDDSRLTIWGASLGLNKLLTWPDNYFRLSNSVSYQRYDFKNYGYNIGSIRYRDGQANNLAYQIGLSRQSTGDPIFPKSGSDFNVSLKLTPPYSLLNNKDYKKLKEEENFESLYKWLEYYKVQFSGNWYKEIIGKLVLRTGAEFGFMGAYNKTIGVSPFERFFMGGTGLQANRFDGREIIPLRGYEDFTDGGGSKKDITPLGGGTIYDKFLLELRYPITMGQQAKIFGLGFIEAGNTWDNSSSFQPFKLKRSAGVGVRVFMSAFGMLGFDFGYGFDQYPNSAGKPSGWQTHFIFGQSL